In a single window of the Gossypium hirsutum isolate 1008001.06 chromosome A13, Gossypium_hirsutum_v2.1, whole genome shotgun sequence genome:
- the LOC107894009 gene encoding aminoacylase-1 isoform X1, producing MEKLCNFNHQFVIVHLLLFSSLLSFTNPTPSPTQDEQSQIISRFQEYLRINTSQPSPNYKKSTQFILSLAESLSLETQVIEFVQGKPLVILKWPGSDLFLPSILLNSHTDVIPSERSKWDYHPFGAHIDENGNIFARGSQDMKCVGMQYMEAVRRLKASGFQPKRSLYLSFVPDEEIGGHDGLEKLAQSDVFKNMNVDIVLDEGLASPNENYRLFYGERMPWWLVIKATGAPGHGAKLYDNSAIENLFKSIESIRRFRASQFDLVKAGLKGEGEVISVNMAFLKAGTPSPTGFVMNLQPSEAEAGFDIRIPPTVNAEFLEKRIAEEWAPASRNMSFEFKQKGSTQDYRGRPLITATDRSNPWWALLVEAIKKANGKIGKPEIFPAATDSLYFRQQGLRAIGFSPMANTPVLLHDHNEFLNQAEYLKGIDVYESIIKAYTSYIPPGRDSLSRDEL from the exons ATGGAAAAACTTTGCAACTTCAATCACCAATTCGTCATTGTTCATCTGCTACTCTTTTCTTcacttctaagcttcacaaatccaACACCATCCCCGACCCAAGATGAACAATCCCAAATCATATCAAGGTTCCAAGAATACCTCCGAATCAACACATCCCAACCATCCCCGAACTATAAAAAATCGACCCAATTCATCCTATCCTTAGCCGAATCCCTTTCTTTAGAAACCCAAGTCATAGAGTTCGTCCAAGGAAAGCCGCTCGTTATCCTCAAATGGCCAGGCTCCGACCTTTTCCTTCCTTCTATCTTACTCAACTCCCACACCGATGTCATCCCTTCTGAGCGTTCGAAGTGGGATTATCATCCTTTCGGTGCCCACATCGATGAAAATGGTAATATATTCGCTAGAGGCTCCCAGGATATGAAGTGCGTGGGCATGCAGTATATGGAGGCTGTTCGTAGGTTGAAGGCTTCTGGGTTTCAGCCAAAACGGTCACTTTACTTGTCGTTTGTCCCTGATGAAGAGATTGGTGGCCATGACGGTCTTGAGAAGTTGGCTCAATCCGATGTTTTCAAGAATATGAATGTTGATATTGTGCTTGATGAAG GGTTGGCTTCACCCAATGAGAATTACAGGTTATTCTATGGAGAGAGGATGCCGTGGTGGCTGGTGATAAAGGCTACTGGAGCTCCTGGACATGGGGCGAAGCTTTACGACAACAGTGCAATTGAGAACCTTTTCAAGAGCATTGAGAGTATCAGGAGGTTCAGGGCTTCGCAGTTTGATTTGGTCAAAGCTGGTTTGAAGGGTGAAGGAGAAGTCATTTCGGTTAACATGGCCTTTCTGAAGGCTGGCACGCCTTCTCCCACA GGTTTTGTTATGAATTTGCAGCCGTCTGAAGCAGAAGCTGGTTTTGATATTCGAATACCACCAACAGTTAATgcagaattcttggagaaacggATAGCTGAGGAATGGGCACCTGCTTCTCGAAACATGTCATTTGAG TTTAAGCAAAAGGGTTCTACGCAAGATTACCGGGGAAGGCCACTCATAACTGCTACTGACAGGTCGAATCCATGGTGGGCTTTGTTGGTAGAAGCTATCAAGAAAGCTAATGGAAAGATTGGGAAGCCAGAGATTTTTCCCGCTGCTACAGATTCTCTTTATTTTCGGCAACAGGGCCTGCGAGCTATTGGTTTTTCACCTATGGCTAACACTCCTGTTTTGCTTCATGACCATAATGAG TTTCTAAACCAAGCTGAGTACTTGAAAGGAATCGACGTATACGAGTCCATTATTAAAGCATATACATCATATATCCCACCTGGAAGAGATAGCCTTTCGAGAGACGAGTTGTAA
- the LOC107894009 gene encoding aminoacylase-1 isoform X2, translated as MEKLCNFNHQFVIVHLLLFSSLLSFTNPTPSPTQDEQSQIISRFQEYLRINTSQPSPNYKKSTQFILSLAESLSLETQVIEFVQGKPLVILKWPGSDLFLPSILLNSHTDVIPSERSKWDYHPFGAHIDENGNIFARGSQDMKCVGMQYMEAVRRLKASGFQPKRSLYLSFVPDEEIGGHDGLEKLAQSDVFKNMNVDIVLDEGLASPNENYRLFYGERMPWWLVIKATGAPGHGAKLYDNSAIENLFKSIESIRRFRASQFDLVKAGLKGEGEVISVNMAFLKAGTPSPTFKQKGSTQDYRGRPLITATDRSNPWWALLVEAIKKANGKIGKPEIFPAATDSLYFRQQGLRAIGFSPMANTPVLLHDHNEFLNQAEYLKGIDVYESIIKAYTSYIPPGRDSLSRDEL; from the exons ATGGAAAAACTTTGCAACTTCAATCACCAATTCGTCATTGTTCATCTGCTACTCTTTTCTTcacttctaagcttcacaaatccaACACCATCCCCGACCCAAGATGAACAATCCCAAATCATATCAAGGTTCCAAGAATACCTCCGAATCAACACATCCCAACCATCCCCGAACTATAAAAAATCGACCCAATTCATCCTATCCTTAGCCGAATCCCTTTCTTTAGAAACCCAAGTCATAGAGTTCGTCCAAGGAAAGCCGCTCGTTATCCTCAAATGGCCAGGCTCCGACCTTTTCCTTCCTTCTATCTTACTCAACTCCCACACCGATGTCATCCCTTCTGAGCGTTCGAAGTGGGATTATCATCCTTTCGGTGCCCACATCGATGAAAATGGTAATATATTCGCTAGAGGCTCCCAGGATATGAAGTGCGTGGGCATGCAGTATATGGAGGCTGTTCGTAGGTTGAAGGCTTCTGGGTTTCAGCCAAAACGGTCACTTTACTTGTCGTTTGTCCCTGATGAAGAGATTGGTGGCCATGACGGTCTTGAGAAGTTGGCTCAATCCGATGTTTTCAAGAATATGAATGTTGATATTGTGCTTGATGAAG GGTTGGCTTCACCCAATGAGAATTACAGGTTATTCTATGGAGAGAGGATGCCGTGGTGGCTGGTGATAAAGGCTACTGGAGCTCCTGGACATGGGGCGAAGCTTTACGACAACAGTGCAATTGAGAACCTTTTCAAGAGCATTGAGAGTATCAGGAGGTTCAGGGCTTCGCAGTTTGATTTGGTCAAAGCTGGTTTGAAGGGTGAAGGAGAAGTCATTTCGGTTAACATGGCCTTTCTGAAGGCTGGCACGCCTTCTCCCACA TTTAAGCAAAAGGGTTCTACGCAAGATTACCGGGGAAGGCCACTCATAACTGCTACTGACAGGTCGAATCCATGGTGGGCTTTGTTGGTAGAAGCTATCAAGAAAGCTAATGGAAAGATTGGGAAGCCAGAGATTTTTCCCGCTGCTACAGATTCTCTTTATTTTCGGCAACAGGGCCTGCGAGCTATTGGTTTTTCACCTATGGCTAACACTCCTGTTTTGCTTCATGACCATAATGAG TTTCTAAACCAAGCTGAGTACTTGAAAGGAATCGACGTATACGAGTCCATTATTAAAGCATATACATCATATATCCCACCTGGAAGAGATAGCCTTTCGAGAGACGAGTTGTAA
- the LOC107894008 gene encoding damage-control phosphatase At2g17340 isoform X2: protein MESDSAMVAFPLLTTPIESNYRACTIPYRFPSDNPRKATPTEIAWIDLFRNSIPSFKKRAESDTTVVDASTKAEKFAQRYADILDDIKKDPESHGGPPDCILLCRLREQVLRELGFRDIFKKVKDEENTKAISLFPDVVRLNDDIEDGGKCLENLVRGIFAGNIFDLGSAQLAEVFSRDGMSFLASCQNLVPRPWVIDDLDTFKAKWNKKSWKKAVIFVDNSGADVILGILPFARELLKRGTQVVLAANDMPSINDVTYPELIEIISKLKDESGKLIGVDTSNLLIANSGNDLPVIDLTRISQELAYLASDADLVILEGMGRGIETNLYAQFKCDSLKIGMVKHPEVAQFLGGRLYDCVFKYNEVLG from the exons ATGGAGAGCGATTCAGCGATGGTGGCATTTCCATTGCTGACAACGCCCATCGAATCCAACTACAGGGCATGCACCATTCCTTACAGATTCCCTTCCGATAATCCTCGAAAGGCTACCCCTACTGAAATTGCCTGGATCGACCTTTTCCGCAATTCCATTCCCTCCTTCAA GAAGAGAGCTGAGAGCGATACTACCGTGGTTGATGCTTCAACTAAAGCTGAGAAATTTGCTCAAAG GTATGCTGATATACTTGATGACATAAAGAAAGATCCAGAAAGCCATGGCGGGCCACCTGATTGTATT CTTCTCTGCCGACTTCGTGAACAGGTTCTTAGAGAACTGGGGTTTAGAGATATATTCAAGAAAGTCAAA GATGAAGAGAATACCAAGGCTATCTCCCTATTTCCAGATGTAGTTCGTCTTAATGATGATATTGAAGATGGAGGGAAGTGCCTTGAGAATCTAGTTAGAGGAATATTTGCTGGAAACATATTCGATCTTGGTTCTGCACAG CTTGCTGAGGTTTTCTCAAGGGATGGAATGTCCTTTTTGGCTAGTTGTCAAAATCTTGTTCCTCGACCTTGGGTCATTGATGATTTAGACACTTTTAAAGCAAAATGGAACAAAAAATCTTGGAAAAAG GCAGTCATTTTTGTAGATAACTCTGGTGCAGATGTGATCTTGGGTATTTTGCCATTTGCAAGAGAGTTGCTAAAGCGTGGAACCCAG GTTGTGTTGGCAGCTAATGACATGCCTTCCATCAATGATGTAACTTATCCCgaattgattgaaattatatcAAAG TTGAAGGATGAAAGTGGTAAGCTTATCGGTGTTGATACTTCAAATCTTTTGATTGCCAATTCTGGTAATGATTTGCCG GTTATTGATCTTACGAGAATATCACAAGAGCTCGCCTACCTGGCAAGTGATGCAGACCTAGTTATTTTGGAAGGCATG GGTCGCGGAATAGAGACTAATCTTTATGCTCAGTTTAAGTGTGATTCACTCAAGATCGGAATG GTAAAACATCCTGAAGTAGCCCAGTTTCTCGGAGGACGGCTATATGATTGCGTTTTTAAATACAATGAAGTTTTGGGTTGA
- the LOC107894008 gene encoding damage-control phosphatase At2g17340 isoform X3, translating to MESDSAMVAFPLLTTPIESNYRACTIPYRFPSDNPRKATPTEIAWIDLFRNSIPSFKKRAESDTTVVDASTKAEKFAQRYADILDDIKKDPESHGGPPDCILLCRLREQVLRELGFRDIFKKVKDEENTKAISLFPDVVRLNDDIEDGGKCLENLVRGIFAGNIFDLGSAQAVIFVDNSGADVILGILPFARELLKRGTQVVLAANDMPSINDVTYPELIEIISKLKDESGKLIGVDTSNLLIANSGNDLPVIDLTRISQELAYLASDADLVILEGMGRGIETNLYAQFKCDSLKIGMVKHPEVAQFLGGRLYDCVFKYNEVLG from the exons ATGGAGAGCGATTCAGCGATGGTGGCATTTCCATTGCTGACAACGCCCATCGAATCCAACTACAGGGCATGCACCATTCCTTACAGATTCCCTTCCGATAATCCTCGAAAGGCTACCCCTACTGAAATTGCCTGGATCGACCTTTTCCGCAATTCCATTCCCTCCTTCAA GAAGAGAGCTGAGAGCGATACTACCGTGGTTGATGCTTCAACTAAAGCTGAGAAATTTGCTCAAAG GTATGCTGATATACTTGATGACATAAAGAAAGATCCAGAAAGCCATGGCGGGCCACCTGATTGTATT CTTCTCTGCCGACTTCGTGAACAGGTTCTTAGAGAACTGGGGTTTAGAGATATATTCAAGAAAGTCAAA GATGAAGAGAATACCAAGGCTATCTCCCTATTTCCAGATGTAGTTCGTCTTAATGATGATATTGAAGATGGAGGGAAGTGCCTTGAGAATCTAGTTAGAGGAATATTTGCTGGAAACATATTCGATCTTGGTTCTGCACAG GCAGTCATTTTTGTAGATAACTCTGGTGCAGATGTGATCTTGGGTATTTTGCCATTTGCAAGAGAGTTGCTAAAGCGTGGAACCCAG GTTGTGTTGGCAGCTAATGACATGCCTTCCATCAATGATGTAACTTATCCCgaattgattgaaattatatcAAAG TTGAAGGATGAAAGTGGTAAGCTTATCGGTGTTGATACTTCAAATCTTTTGATTGCCAATTCTGGTAATGATTTGCCG GTTATTGATCTTACGAGAATATCACAAGAGCTCGCCTACCTGGCAAGTGATGCAGACCTAGTTATTTTGGAAGGCATG GGTCGCGGAATAGAGACTAATCTTTATGCTCAGTTTAAGTGTGATTCACTCAAGATCGGAATG GTAAAACATCCTGAAGTAGCCCAGTTTCTCGGAGGACGGCTATATGATTGCGTTTTTAAATACAATGAAGTTTTGGGTTGA
- the LOC107894008 gene encoding damage-control phosphatase At2g17340 isoform X1 has translation MESDSAMVAFPLLTTPIESNYRACTIPYRFPSDNPRKATPTEIAWIDLFRNSIPSFKKRAESDTTVVDASTKAEKFAQRYADILDDIKKDPESHGGPPDCILLCRLREQVLRELGFRDIFKKVKDEENTKAISLFPDVVRLNDDIEDGGKCLENLVRGIFAGNIFDLGSAQWYLLFFCTIFPYLWKLAEVFSRDGMSFLASCQNLVPRPWVIDDLDTFKAKWNKKSWKKAVIFVDNSGADVILGILPFARELLKRGTQVVLAANDMPSINDVTYPELIEIISKLKDESGKLIGVDTSNLLIANSGNDLPVIDLTRISQELAYLASDADLVILEGMGRGIETNLYAQFKCDSLKIGMVKHPEVAQFLGGRLYDCVFKYNEVLG, from the exons ATGGAGAGCGATTCAGCGATGGTGGCATTTCCATTGCTGACAACGCCCATCGAATCCAACTACAGGGCATGCACCATTCCTTACAGATTCCCTTCCGATAATCCTCGAAAGGCTACCCCTACTGAAATTGCCTGGATCGACCTTTTCCGCAATTCCATTCCCTCCTTCAA GAAGAGAGCTGAGAGCGATACTACCGTGGTTGATGCTTCAACTAAAGCTGAGAAATTTGCTCAAAG GTATGCTGATATACTTGATGACATAAAGAAAGATCCAGAAAGCCATGGCGGGCCACCTGATTGTATT CTTCTCTGCCGACTTCGTGAACAGGTTCTTAGAGAACTGGGGTTTAGAGATATATTCAAGAAAGTCAAA GATGAAGAGAATACCAAGGCTATCTCCCTATTTCCAGATGTAGTTCGTCTTAATGATGATATTGAAGATGGAGGGAAGTGCCTTGAGAATCTAGTTAGAGGAATATTTGCTGGAAACATATTCGATCTTGGTTCTGCACAG TGGTACTTACTTTTCTTTTGTACTATTTTCCCTTACCTCTGGAAGCTTGCTGAGGTTTTCTCAAGGGATGGAATGTCCTTTTTGGCTAGTTGTCAAAATCTTGTTCCTCGACCTTGGGTCATTGATGATTTAGACACTTTTAAAGCAAAATGGAACAAAAAATCTTGGAAAAAG GCAGTCATTTTTGTAGATAACTCTGGTGCAGATGTGATCTTGGGTATTTTGCCATTTGCAAGAGAGTTGCTAAAGCGTGGAACCCAG GTTGTGTTGGCAGCTAATGACATGCCTTCCATCAATGATGTAACTTATCCCgaattgattgaaattatatcAAAG TTGAAGGATGAAAGTGGTAAGCTTATCGGTGTTGATACTTCAAATCTTTTGATTGCCAATTCTGGTAATGATTTGCCG GTTATTGATCTTACGAGAATATCACAAGAGCTCGCCTACCTGGCAAGTGATGCAGACCTAGTTATTTTGGAAGGCATG GGTCGCGGAATAGAGACTAATCTTTATGCTCAGTTTAAGTGTGATTCACTCAAGATCGGAATG GTAAAACATCCTGAAGTAGCCCAGTTTCTCGGAGGACGGCTATATGATTGCGTTTTTAAATACAATGAAGTTTTGGGTTGA
- the LOC107894632 gene encoding LOW QUALITY PROTEIN: CMP-sialic acid transporter 2 (The sequence of the model RefSeq protein was modified relative to this genomic sequence to represent the inferred CDS: substituted 1 base at 1 genomic stop codon), producing MHEAKDFQVASLRNVPTREQAKWQRKTVVTLALTFLTSSQAKLIVWSKRAGKYEYSVTTANFLVETLKCALSLAALARIWNSEGVTEANRXSTTLDEVIVYPIPALLYLVKNLLQYYIVAYVDAPGYQILKNLNIISTGVLYRSILKRKLSEIQWAAFILLCAGCITAQLNSRSDHVLQTPLQGWIMAIVMALLSGFAGVYTEAIIKKRPSRNINVQNFWLYIFGMAFNAVAILIQDFDAVMNKGFFHGYSIITTLIILNHALSGIAASMVMKYADNIVKVYSTSVAMLLTAIVSVFLFGFNLTLAFFLGAIVVSVSVYLHSAGKLQR from the exons ATGCATGAGGCAAAGGATTTCCAAGTAG CTTCTTTACGTAATGTACCTACAAGGGAACAGGCCAAGTGGCAACGCAA GACAGTTGTTACACTTGCTTTGACTTTTCTTACAAGTTCACAAGCTAAACTAATTGTCTGGTCAAAGAGAGCTGGCAAGTATGAGTATAGTGTTACTACGGCGAACTTTTTG GTGGAGACTTTGAAATGTGCCTTGTCACTTGCAGCCTTAGCAAGAATATGGAATAGTGAAGGTGTTACCGAAGCTAACAGGTG AAGTACAACCCTTGATGAAGTTATTGTTTATCCCATTCCTGCTTTACTATATCTTGTCAAGAATTTGCTACAG TATTACATCGTTGCCTATGTTGATGCTCCGGGTTATCAGATACTAAAGAACCTGAATATTATCAGTACTGGTGTTCTTTATCGTAGTATCCTTAAGAGAAA ATTAAGTGAGATTCAGTGGGCAGCTTTCATTCTTCTATGTGCTGGCTGCATCACAGCACAGCTAAACTCTCG TTCTGACCACGTTCTTCAAACACCTTTGCAAGGTTGGATAATGGCCATT GTGATGGCCCTTTTGAGTGGATTTGCAGGAGTGTACACTGAG GCTATAATTAAGAAGCGCCCATCAAGGAATATAAATGTGCAGAATTTCTGGTTGTATATCTTTGGAATGGCCTTCAATGCTGTAGCAATACTGATACAAGATTTCGATGCTGTCATGAACAA GGGTTTCTTCCATGGATACTCAATCATTACCACTCTCATTATCCTTAACCATGCACTCAG TGGCATTGCAGCGTCAATGGTAATGAAATATGCAGACAATATTGTGAAG GTGTATTCTACTTCGGTTGCAATGCTTCTCACAGCCATTGTTTCGGTGTTTCTTTTTGGCTTTAATCTTACACTTGCTTTCTTCCTTGGTGCAAT TGTTGTGTCAGTGTCGGTATACTTGCACTCTGCAGGGAAGTTGCAAAGATAG